GCGAGTATCCGTTCAACCTCAAGATGGTCGGGCTGAAGATGGCGGGCGAGCCGATCCGGGACTACGCGCCCGACTTCTGGCTCGTCTCCGATCCCGATACGGGCGAGGAGTGTGGGTACATGACGTCGCCGTGGCACAACCCCGAACTGGAGACCAACATCGGCCTCGGCTTCGTGCCGGCGGAGAAGCTCCAGCAGGAGACCGACGCGGCGCTCAACGACGAGATCTACGAGGAGGATCTCGACATCGAGTTTCAGGTGCATCTCCCCGACGAGTACGCCGAGGAGTCTGGCGAGTCGGTGTACGCCACGGTGGCCGAAGTGCCGTTCAAGGAGTCGGTCAACCCGAGCGCGCGCGAGCAGGCCAAGCTGAACGCGCGAAAGGACGCCGAATCCGAGTAAGCCCCGCTCGCGTCACGTGATCGCCTTTCCGAGGGCGCTATGCGCGTCGATCGGCGCGTCATCCGAGCGAACGACGTTCCGGCGGTCGATGCGCGAACGCGGTCGTGTCACTCCTCCAAGAGCGCCGTCTCGACGAGTTTGGCCGTCCCACGACGGATGCGACCGCCGATGGCGGTCGGTGAGAGATCGAGTTCGTCCGCGACGTCGGCGAGGCGGGCCTCGCGCGGCTCCTCGAAGTAGCCGTTCTCGTAGGCCGTCACGAGCGCGACGCGCTGAGCCTCGGTCAGGCCCGTGGGTTCGCCACCGTTCCACTCGTCCTGGCGGAACATCTGCTGGAGGGTGAAGGAGATGTCCTCGTCGTCGCAGTAGTCGGCGAGCGCGGCGAGCGCTTCCCGGTCGGGGAACTGGAGTCGGACCGTCCAGCCGCGGGCGCTGGTGGTGGCCTCGCGCATCAGCCCGCTGAGTTCGCTCGTCTTCGGCGAGACGAGCTTCGTCTCGGGCGGGTGGCGGATCCGGTAGACGCGGGTCGCCGCCGAACCGGCCACCAACTGCCACTCCGCGACCGTGTGATCCTCGTCGAGTCTGGTCTCGAACTCCTCGCCGGGGTTCTCGACGAGGAAGAAGAAGATCCCCGTCTCGGGGTCGGTGCCGGACTGGGGCACGACTCGGATGGTCACGTCGGGACACTCGCGGATCGTGGGCGCGAGCGAGAGGTCCGGGTGGTCGATGTCGACGACGGCGATCAGGTTCACGACCGGCCACCCCGTCGTGCCTGGTTCGGCGTGCCGGCACGGCGATGCACCCGTCGCCAGGCGGTCGGCGAGGCGGCAGTCGGCACGGCCGGCCGCCGAACGCATCGGGCGGCCGAAACCGAGGGCCGAAACGGCGATTCACGCGTGGGCGATCGTCGATCGTCGTCGGTCCGAGGATCGATCACTGTTCTCGTGTCTCATGAACCGATTCGCCGACAGTCGGTTAAACCGTTCGGATCGCCATGGCGCGTCGCGTGCCGATCGGACGGCGGACCGTCGAGCGTGGACGGCGGAGCCACGATCCCCGACGATCGGCCCCGTGTCCATCGCACGCTCGAAGCGAGGCTGGACCGAAACGGCGACGCGAACAGGGACGAATTTGGGTGTGAGTTCGGGGTATGTTTTTATGTGACCCGTATGTGGTGAGTATGTGGGTGAGCACCCAACTATGTCAAACGACACCATCGCGGAACGCATCGAAGCGGGGGAGAGCTTCGTCGACCCCGACAACTTCGAGTTCGACAACGCCGACGACGACATCGATCGCGAGAACGAGAGCACGCGTGACCTGCTCGGCCGCGTCAGCGGCGCGCTGAACCGGCGCTCGTTCATGGGCAACGCTGCGAAGGCCGGAGCCGGGGCGGTCGCGCTCGGGACCCTCGCGTCGGGCTCGGCGGCGGCCTACCACGAGGCCAGCGACGTCGACATCCTGA
This portion of the Halococcus agarilyticus genome encodes:
- a CDS encoding helix-turn-helix domain-containing protein — its product is MNLIAVVDIDHPDLSLAPTIRECPDVTIRVVPQSGTDPETGIFFFLVENPGEEFETRLDEDHTVAEWQLVAGSAATRVYRIRHPPETKLVSPKTSELSGLMREATTSARGWTVRLQFPDREALAALADYCDDEDISFTLQQMFRQDEWNGGEPTGLTEAQRVALVTAYENGYFEEPREARLADVADELDLSPTAIGGRIRRGTAKLVETALLEE